In Idiomarina sp. PL1-037, a single genomic region encodes these proteins:
- a CDS encoding 6-carboxytetrahydropterin synthase encodes MQLFVNDLTVIDCSYLCPERGVVGESWIVDIVLDGALNEQSMVLDFGRVKKQVKAIIDNSVDHKLVVPAEHSYTKVTHNSDDSANWVDFLRPEQGSIHLFCPADAFAFIDADVVSMETVTDYLKAVIKRELPVNVEGLQLFLRPENIDGFYYHYTHGLKKHDGNCQRIAHGHRSKIQIRLDNIRQPVLEKEWSDKWEDIYLGTTEDVRSKTELTLSEPATSATSDLTHTYYSYVADQGLFELIVPNAENFVIETDSTVECIADFLAAEIKSKHAGQAVEVRAFEGVGKGAIAYA; translated from the coding sequence ATGCAGTTATTTGTGAATGATTTGACCGTTATTGATTGCTCTTACTTATGCCCGGAAAGGGGGGTAGTTGGTGAAAGCTGGATTGTCGATATCGTGCTGGATGGCGCGTTAAATGAACAATCTATGGTGCTCGACTTCGGTCGGGTGAAAAAGCAAGTTAAAGCCATTATCGATAATTCGGTTGACCATAAATTGGTTGTACCGGCCGAGCATTCGTATACAAAAGTAACGCACAACTCTGACGACAGCGCTAACTGGGTCGATTTTCTGCGCCCGGAACAAGGTTCTATTCATTTGTTTTGCCCGGCCGATGCCTTTGCCTTTATCGATGCCGATGTTGTTTCCATGGAGACAGTAACGGACTATTTGAAAGCCGTTATAAAGCGCGAATTACCGGTTAATGTCGAAGGTCTGCAGCTGTTTCTGAGACCAGAAAATATCGATGGCTTTTATTATCACTACACACATGGCTTGAAAAAGCACGACGGTAATTGCCAGCGTATTGCTCACGGTCATCGTTCAAAAATTCAAATTCGACTGGATAACATTCGCCAACCGGTGTTGGAAAAAGAATGGTCAGATAAGTGGGAAGACATTTATTTAGGCACTACCGAAGACGTCCGTTCAAAGACAGAACTGACGCTGTCCGAGCCAGCAACGTCTGCAACCAGCGACTTAACTCACACCTATTACAGCTATGTTGCGGACCAGGGGCTGTTTGAGCTTATTGTTCCGAATGCAGAGAACTTTGTTATAGAGACAGACTCAACAGTGGAGTGCATTGCGGATTTTCTGGCAGCAGAAATTAAATCTAAGCATGCGGGTCAGGCTGTAGAGGTTCGCGCCTTTGAAGGGGTAGGAAAAGGAGCAATAGCCTATGCGTAA
- a CDS encoding M23 family metallopeptidase: MRKMIVAAALALCSVNVASADVSLPLEIKGSLTQGALILAKSEPGVTATLNGEALQVTEQGYIVFGFPRKAELENTLVVSKGEKTITKELKLEPREYKIDRVDGVPQKTVTPDPEQVKRARKEAEKVWLARQKETTRTDFLTVITKPAEGRISGVYGSQRIFNGEPRNPHYGEDIAGPTGTPVKAPWPGEVVLAEPDLFYSGGTIIIEHGYKVNTTYLHLSELHVEVGDKVEQGDSIGAIGATGRATGPHLDWRVNWGNERLDPALLPQLYQD, from the coding sequence ATGCGTAAAATGATTGTTGCCGCTGCTTTAGCGCTGTGTTCGGTGAATGTGGCCTCGGCCGATGTATCTTTGCCGTTAGAAATAAAGGGCTCATTGACTCAGGGGGCTTTAATTCTCGCTAAGTCTGAACCCGGTGTTACCGCAACACTGAATGGCGAAGCTCTGCAGGTAACGGAGCAGGGTTATATTGTTTTTGGTTTTCCGCGCAAGGCTGAGTTAGAAAACACCTTAGTCGTTAGTAAAGGCGAGAAAACTATCACTAAAGAACTCAAGCTAGAGCCTCGTGAATACAAGATTGACCGTGTCGATGGCGTACCGCAAAAAACCGTTACACCAGACCCGGAGCAAGTAAAGCGAGCCAGAAAAGAAGCGGAAAAGGTTTGGCTGGCCAGACAAAAAGAAACCACACGAACGGACTTTTTGACTGTAATTACTAAGCCCGCCGAAGGCCGCATTAGTGGTGTTTACGGTAGTCAGCGAATTTTTAATGGCGAGCCCCGTAATCCGCATTATGGGGAAGATATTGCAGGGCCAACAGGAACTCCCGTTAAAGCGCCGTGGCCGGGTGAGGTTGTTCTGGCTGAACCTGATTTATTTTACTCAGGCGGTACCATCATTATTGAGCATGGCTATAAAGTGAACACAACCTATTTGCACCTCAGTGAACTGCATGTCGAGGTTGGTGACAAAGTTGAGCAGGGCGACTCAATTGGTGCTATAGGTGCCACAGGCCGTGCTACAGGACCTCACCTGGACTGGCGGGTTAACTGGGGAAATGAACGGTTAGATCCGGCCTTACTCCCCCAGCTTTATCAGGATTAA
- a CDS encoding M61 family metallopeptidase: MIAYDITPIDLHGHLFNVALTIEQTNDKQELWLPNWIPGSYLIRDFSKHIVGLHAESNGHPLAVEQVSKNRWQLDRSKHPVTVHYQVYAWDLSVRSAYLDQFQGFFNNTSLCLAVEGQTDLPCELHLHAPPQAPHWKVATGMPRKNGQAHSWGSFLADNYDALIDYPFLIGDLTIEEFIAHGIKHSLVLSGRHNADTSRITADLAKICETQISLFEEAPFQSYTFLTMVVGNGFGGLEHRNSTALLCSRKDLISAHQYEMNDDYQTFLSLCCHEYFHSWNIKTLKPQAFLPYQLEKESYTEQLWFYEGMTSYFDDYLLHTSGIIDEKRYLKLLGDTLSRVERGAGQYQQSVTESSFLAWTKFYQQNENAPNSIVSYYAKGALIALSLDLMLRLQSNHKLTLARVMKELWHEFGKTSIGTADDTVINWLNQYPGIDVSDFLKDALYNKESLSLVTLLQNFGVMVQKQVPVDDNSVGGKASEHPARVNFGAKYKASSQGLDVLNVYHDESAYHAGLSAGDKIIAIDHLQVTEQSVKRILERYIPGDTVTIHAFRRDELMTLELTWQEPAKSSYVLSVEQPDKLKGWLTPSG; encoded by the coding sequence TTGATTGCTTACGATATAACACCCATCGATTTACATGGGCATTTATTTAATGTCGCTCTCACTATTGAGCAAACTAACGATAAGCAGGAACTCTGGTTACCTAACTGGATTCCGGGCAGTTATTTAATACGGGATTTTAGTAAGCACATTGTCGGCTTGCACGCCGAAAGTAACGGCCATCCTCTGGCGGTTGAGCAAGTAAGTAAGAATCGCTGGCAACTGGATCGCTCAAAACATCCTGTTACTGTTCACTATCAGGTATACGCCTGGGACTTATCTGTTCGCTCGGCTTATCTGGATCAGTTTCAGGGCTTCTTTAATAATACCAGCCTGTGCCTTGCCGTAGAGGGTCAAACTGACCTTCCCTGTGAACTGCATTTGCATGCGCCACCACAAGCCCCACATTGGAAGGTCGCAACCGGAATGCCCCGGAAAAATGGACAAGCACATTCCTGGGGAAGCTTCCTGGCTGATAATTATGATGCGTTAATCGATTACCCTTTTTTAATTGGAGACTTAACCATTGAGGAGTTTATTGCTCACGGCATTAAGCATTCTCTGGTTTTAAGCGGCCGCCATAATGCTGACACCTCGCGTATAACCGCCGATTTAGCAAAAATTTGCGAAACTCAAATTAGTCTGTTTGAAGAAGCACCTTTTCAGTCTTATACCTTCCTGACTATGGTGGTAGGAAATGGCTTTGGCGGACTGGAGCACAGAAACTCAACCGCACTGCTTTGCAGCCGTAAAGATCTAATCAGCGCTCATCAATACGAAATGAATGATGACTATCAGACCTTTTTGAGTTTGTGTTGTCACGAATACTTCCACAGCTGGAACATAAAAACTCTGAAACCACAGGCTTTTCTTCCTTATCAGTTGGAGAAAGAGTCGTACACTGAGCAACTCTGGTTCTACGAAGGTATGACGTCCTACTTTGACGACTACCTTCTGCACACCAGCGGCATTATTGATGAAAAGCGTTATTTAAAGCTCTTGGGCGACACCCTATCGCGGGTTGAGCGTGGTGCCGGGCAATATCAACAAAGTGTGACAGAGTCGAGCTTTCTGGCCTGGACTAAGTTTTATCAGCAAAATGAAAATGCGCCGAACAGCATTGTCAGCTATTACGCGAAAGGTGCTTTAATTGCGCTTAGCCTCGACCTCATGTTACGTCTGCAATCCAACCATAAATTGACGCTTGCAAGAGTCATGAAAGAGCTTTGGCATGAGTTTGGTAAAACATCCATTGGCACAGCAGACGACACGGTTATTAACTGGCTAAATCAGTATCCCGGCATCGATGTTTCCGACTTTTTGAAAGACGCCTTATACAACAAGGAATCGCTGTCGCTTGTGACGTTACTGCAAAACTTTGGCGTTATGGTTCAAAAACAGGTGCCCGTTGATGATAACAGCGTTGGTGGAAAAGCTTCGGAACACCCTGCGCGTGTAAACTTTGGAGCTAAGTACAAAGCGTCATCGCAGGGTCTTGACGTTCTTAACGTGTACCATGATGAAAGCGCTTATCACGCAGGTCTTTCTGCAGGCGACAAAATCATCGCAATTGACCATTTGCAGGTAACCGAGCAGTCGGTTAAACGAATTCTGGAGCGCTATATTCCCGGAGATACGGTGACGATTCATGCGTTTCGCCGCGACGAGCTAATGACACTGGAGCTTACCTGGCAAGAGCCCGCTAAAAGCAGCTATGTTTTAAGCGTAGAACAACCAGATAAGCTGAAAGGCTGGTTAACGCCTTCCGGTTAA
- a CDS encoding flagellar brake protein codes for MPSKISQLVTGQKIEVQVSNSNVPARFYSEFIGAVNERWVIVNMPDARKYSEMRDLLQEKTPVIVRFVLENENGEICAFRSEISYVISHPTKMLFITWPNQVEHRVIRKGRRFDAFLPASVSGQSIKGEEKTFRGHVLDVSESGCRLKHEKPKGNIDELWENGSKIALKIEQKNNGDLTLKAIVRQIKPVDDQLELGVQFMGNQKNEVNSLFSGSLVDIDELSRLESSV; via the coding sequence ATGCCAAGCAAAATTTCGCAGCTCGTCACAGGCCAGAAAATAGAAGTTCAAGTGTCCAATTCGAACGTTCCTGCTCGGTTTTATTCGGAGTTTATCGGCGCCGTTAACGAGCGCTGGGTTATCGTTAATATGCCCGATGCGCGTAAATACAGCGAGATGCGAGATCTTTTGCAGGAGAAAACCCCGGTTATTGTCCGTTTTGTTCTGGAAAACGAAAATGGCGAAATTTGTGCGTTTCGCAGTGAAATAAGTTATGTCATCTCTCACCCAACCAAGATGCTTTTTATTACGTGGCCAAATCAGGTTGAGCATCGAGTTATTAGGAAAGGGCGCAGGTTTGATGCCTTTTTACCTGCTTCAGTTTCAGGGCAGTCAATAAAAGGTGAGGAGAAGACTTTCAGAGGGCACGTGCTGGATGTATCAGAAAGTGGGTGCCGCCTTAAGCATGAGAAGCCAAAAGGTAACATAGACGAACTTTGGGAAAATGGCAGCAAAATTGCTCTTAAAATAGAACAGAAAAATAATGGTGACTTAACCCTTAAAGCTATAGTCCGGCAAATAAAGCCAGTAGACGACCAGCTTGAGTTGGGTGTGCAATTTATGGGGAACCAGAAAAACGAGGTTAATTCACTTTTTTCCGGAAGTCTGGTGGATATTGACGAATTATCGCGTTTAGAGTCCTCAGTCTAA